A window of Deltaproteobacteria bacterium genomic DNA:
GCTGGTCCGAACAATGGAGTTTCGAATTTAAAGAGTGTCTGCAGCCAATTGAGTGGCGAGGGCTTGACCTCGGGGCTGGGCTCTTTCGATGGCTCTGGATCAGCTGCGCCAACCATGGCCATGAGGCTGTCGGTGAGACTGTCTTCGAAATCATCTCCCAGTGGATTAAACGCCTTCATCGCTGTGGCGACACTTTCGTCTTCGGTAGCCATCGCTTCCAATTTGTCGAGATCTGCTTCGGAGATCGTACCTTCGGCAAGCTCGACTAGTAGATCTTCTTCCGTAAGAGCCTGTTTCTCCAGCTCTTCTTGGGTCACCGCTTTGAATTCCTTCATGAATTGATCATCAGGCATGGGTGTTCTCCTTTAAGACCTTTGCTCAGAGCTTGAGGTTTCCGAGAGGACGGATTGATATTCTCGTTTCAGATGCTTCGCCAGCCGGCTGCGCCAGGCGTAGATTGCAGAGTCGGACATTCCAGTTTGAGTTGCCACATCTGAGACATCAAGCTCTTGGATAATCACCATGTTAAAGAGTTGACGGCCCAAGGGGCTAAGTTGCTCATCCATGCGGTGAAAGACTTGTCTGATTAAATCCCGGCTGATCGTGGCACTCTCAAGAGTTTCGTCTTGCTCAGTCATAAACTCGAAGTCGGTATCTAGCGTCGGGTCTTCTGTGAAAGGGTTACGTTTAGTCGTTCGTAAAATTGAAAGCGCCTGGCGATGAGCCACAAGCCCGGCAAAGTTGCGCAGGGAAAGCCCTTTCGTGGGTTCCCAGTTTCGCAGCACGCGCGCGTCATTGGCGAAAAGAGCAGCAAAGACCTCTTGGGTCATATCGGCAACTTCTTCCCGAACTCGGTCGTGACCAAAGTTACGAGATCCGACCATCAGGCATTTTGCGACTCTGGCTTGGATGACAGGCGTGAGATGCTTCACCAGTTCCCGCATGGCAGGGCGATTGCCATCGAGAGCTTGATTGAGTGTCTCGTCATTCCATTCCATGGCTCGCGCGTGGTTGCCTTTCACCAAATGTTTCGCACCCGAAACACCTGTTTCAACGCTCGTTTTCTTGAGGGAGGACGCTACAACTGTTTCCCGCTTGGTTATCGACGCATCCATTGCACTGGAAGACCATGAACCGCAAGGTCTGCTCCATTGTTTTTTAGCTTGGTGCCGTCTGAGAACCGTCTGGGACGGCACATATTGAGATCTAAGGCCCGTGAAGGAGATATCTGTGTAACTGGCTCTGGGGTCCATCGGGGGTGCTGTTGAGAGTAGGGTATTCATCATCGTTTCCTCAAGGCCGTTGGGGGTCAATCCACCGGCTGGTAGAATG
This region includes:
- a CDS encoding sigma-70 family RNA polymerase sigma factor — encoded protein: MMNTLLSTAPPMDPRASYTDISFTGLRSQYVPSQTVLRRHQAKKQWSRPCGSWSSSAMDASITKRETVVASSLKKTSVETGVSGAKHLVKGNHARAMEWNDETLNQALDGNRPAMRELVKHLTPVIQARVAKCLMVGSRNFGHDRVREEVADMTQEVFAALFANDARVLRNWEPTKGLSLRNFAGLVAHRQALSILRTTKRNPFTEDPTLDTDFEFMTEQDETLESATISRDLIRQVFHRMDEQLSPLGRQLFNMVIIQELDVSDVATQTGMSDSAIYAWRSRLAKHLKREYQSVLSETSSSEQRS